A DNA window from Malus domestica chromosome 12, GDT2T_hap1 contains the following coding sequences:
- the LOC103413684 gene encoding uncharacterized protein, with product MLKELHLVRMSASLIKIVYDERHRGAVTSQQHNSVVNCCGFIIRNFCPMRWESWAKIPEETRTLVRDNLEVVFEMEDISPEVSAYLEKTLASRYKDWKSALHKHFQLWESPEIARLQGCPLEYKERREDWEWLCTHFTDPKFLKKSAVGKKARDSKTLLHHSGSKPFSYRVEARREEGSKFPQIDLFKHVYVHPNNENNDQLYGDMVEKSNAILQEATSQLPPKTPIEDVIVPKDADAQIVTKVLDQKFSRRHGKVVRCTGKVGVRETGASSSSLSTGEVNSLKEEVTTLRGQVAARATTLGPRTRG from the exons ATGTTGAAGGAGCTACATCTTGTACGTATGTCTGCCTCCTTGATCAAAATTGTGTATGATGAGCGACATCGTGGAGCGGTTACCTCACAGCAGCATAACAGCGTCGTTAATTGCTGTGGTTTTATTATTAGGAATTTTTGTCCTATGCGGTGGGAGAGTTGGGCAAAAATTCCCGAGGAGACGAGGACCCTGGTGCGAGACAATTTGGAg GTCGTTTTTGAAATGGAGGACATATCCCCTGAGGTCAGTGCCTACTTAGAGAAGACCTTAGCAAGCCGGTACAAAGATTGGAAGAGCGCTCTTCACAAGCATTTTCAGCTATGGGAATCTCCGGAGATTGCTCGCCTACAGGGTTGCCCACTTGAGTATAAGGAGCGGCGAGAGGATTGGGAGTGGCTCTGCACACATTTTACGGATCCAAAATTTTTG AAGAAATCTGCTGTTGGCAAGAAAGCTCGGGACTCAAAGACACTTCTCCACCATTCCGGTTCGAAGCCTTTTTCGTATAGGGTTGAGGCACGACGTGAG gagGGTTCTAAGTTCCCACAGATTGACCTGTTCAAGCATGTTTACGTTCATCCCAACAATGAGAACAATGACCAGCTTTAT GGTGATATGGTGGAAAAGAGCAATGCTATTCTCCAAGAAGCAACATCGCAGCTTCCCCCAAAGACCCCGATCGAGGACGTCATTGTACCCAAGGATGCAGATGCTCAGATCGTGACTAAGGTCTTGGATCAAAAGTTCAGTCGTCGTCATGGTAAGGTTGTTCGGTGTACAGGGAAGGTGGGGGTTCGTGAAACGGGTGCCTCTTCTTCCAGTTTGTCCACAGGAGAGGTCAATTCCTTGAAGGAGGAAGTGACAACCCTAAGAGGTCAGGTTGCGGCCAGGGCGACCACATTAGGGCCCAGGACAAGAGGATGA